The genomic window CGATGAACACCGCCCCGATGGAGTCGAGCACGTAGAGCTGGCCGCTGTTGGCGACGAAGCCCTGGCTCCGCGAGGCCAGGATCAGCCCGGCGATGGCCGCGATCCCGGCGGCGAAGATGAACGCCGTCGCCATCGACGTCCCAGCCAACCGCCCGGAGATCCGGGTCGCCGTCGGCTGCTCCCCCGCCGCGGTCAGCACCCGACCCCAGCGACTCCGTTCGAGCGCAGCCCAGACGATGATCAGCACGAGCACGGCGACGACGATCGGTGCGGCGACGCCGAGCACGGTGCCGGCACCCAACCACGCGAACTCGTCCGGCACGCTGCTCCGCGACAGATAGATGGGCGACCCGCCGTCGGTCGCGACCTGCTGCACGCCACCACCGATGAACCAGACGCTCAGCGTCGCGAGGAACGGTCGGATGCGGAGCACCACGATGAGGAACGCGTTCACGGCCCCGACGAGCAGACCGACGACCAGACCGCCGACGATCGCCACCCATGCCACGTAGTCGTCGGCCAGGAGCGCCGACGCGGTGAGCGCCGCGAGGTCGATGGCGACACCGATCGAGAGGTCGATTCCACCGGCGCGGACGACGACCGTCATCGCGACGGCCGCGAGGAGGAGCAGCGCGTTCTGGTTGAGCACCCCGAGCAGGTTGTCGGCGGTCAGGAACGACGGCGACAGCACCGCGAACACGATGAGCAACGCCGCCAGCACGGCGGGGGCGAGCGCCTGCGGGACCGCGGCACCGAGGCCACGGACCGTCAGCCTCGAGAGCGGGCCGCCGGGACGCTGGTCATCACCGCCTCCCGGTCCAGCCGATCCGGCGTTCGGGACGGAGACGCCGGTGGTGGCGGAGGATTGCGTGCGCGTGTCGACACTCATCGCTTGACGCTCCGTTCGCGGATCGCGGCGACCGCGAGGACCAGCAGGATCAGCACACCCTTGGTGATGCCGATCCACTGGCTCGGGACGCCGAGCTGACTGAAGCCGTTGGTGAGGATCGCGACGAACACGGCACTGAACAGGGTCCCCGTGATCGTGACGACGAGCCGACGGGAGAACGCGATGGACAGGAATGTCGCGAGGAGGATGTCGATGAGCGACTGCTCGCCGATCCCCGGCAGGGCAGCGGACAACCGACTGGTCATGAGGACGCCCGCGATCCCGGCGAGGACCGCCGCGAGGACGTAGCTGACGACGATGTGGCGGTTGACGTCGATCCCGGCCACCCGTGCGGCCGTCGGATTCTGCCCGACCGCGGCGTTCTTCACGCCC from Plantibacter flavus includes these protein-coding regions:
- a CDS encoding ABC transporter permease, which translates into the protein MSVDTRTQSSATTGVSVPNAGSAGPGGGDDQRPGGPLSRLTVRGLGAAVPQALAPAVLAALLIVFAVLSPSFLTADNLLGVLNQNALLLLAAVAMTVVVRAGGIDLSIGVAIDLAALTASALLADDYVAWVAIVGGLVVGLLVGAVNAFLIVVLRIRPFLATLSVWFIGGGVQQVATDGGSPIYLSRSSVPDEFAWLGAGTVLGVAAPIVVAVLVLIIVWAALERSRWGRVLTAAGEQPTATRISGRLAGTSMATAFIFAAGIAAIAGLILASRSQGFVANSGQLYVLDSIGAVFIGTTLSRTGRPNLFGTLVGVLIFALLTNGMNLIGLSFYWQGLARGVVLILILLLGVLLARDRSRKPLT